Proteins from one Enterobacter bugandensis genomic window:
- a CDS encoding aldo/keto reductase yields MSIKNLLPANIGLGGAPLGNMFRNIPEDEALATVHDAWKLGVRYFDTAPLYGSGLSELRMGEALSQYPRDEYVLSTKVGRIMLDEMEDPATRDFGEKGGLFEHGLKNKILNDYSADATLRSIEDSLKRLKTDRLDIVWIHDPAQDFYGDSWLEQFNVARTGAFRALTRLREEGVIKAWGLGVNRVEPCELTLALDEPKPDAFLLAGRYSLLDHKRALQRLMPEALEHNVDIVIGGPYSSGVLAGGEHFEYQKASPAIHEQVARIQAVAAQFNVDVKAAALQFALANPAVAAVIPGSSRPGRMAEDLAALKTTIPVAFWEEMRRQGLVAENAPLPVR; encoded by the coding sequence ATGAGTATCAAAAATCTGTTACCTGCAAACATCGGCCTGGGCGGCGCACCGCTGGGCAACATGTTCCGCAACATTCCTGAGGATGAAGCATTGGCCACCGTACACGACGCCTGGAAACTGGGCGTGCGTTACTTCGACACCGCACCGCTTTATGGCTCTGGCCTTTCCGAACTGCGCATGGGTGAAGCGCTGTCTCAGTATCCTCGCGACGAGTATGTGCTGAGCACCAAAGTAGGCCGCATCATGCTCGACGAGATGGAAGATCCCGCGACCCGTGATTTTGGTGAGAAAGGCGGTCTGTTTGAACACGGTCTGAAAAACAAAATTCTCAATGATTACTCCGCTGATGCCACGCTGCGCTCTATTGAGGATAGCCTGAAACGACTGAAAACTGACCGTCTGGATATCGTCTGGATCCACGATCCAGCGCAGGATTTCTACGGTGACAGCTGGCTGGAACAGTTTAATGTGGCGCGTACCGGTGCGTTCCGTGCCCTGACTCGCCTGCGAGAAGAGGGCGTCATTAAAGCATGGGGTCTGGGCGTAAACCGCGTCGAGCCGTGCGAGCTGACGCTGGCGCTGGATGAGCCTAAGCCCGATGCCTTCCTTCTGGCGGGCCGTTACTCTCTGCTCGACCATAAACGCGCCTTACAGCGTCTGATGCCAGAGGCGCTGGAGCACAATGTCGATATCGTGATCGGCGGTCCCTACAGCTCAGGCGTGCTGGCCGGAGGGGAGCACTTCGAATATCAAAAAGCCTCTCCGGCTATTCATGAGCAGGTGGCACGTATTCAGGCTGTTGCCGCGCAGTTCAACGTGGATGTAAAAGCTGCGGCACTGCAGTTTGCGCTGGCGAATCCGGCCGTCGCCGCCGTGATCCCTGGCTCCAGCCGCCCTGGCCGTATGGCTGAGGATTTGGCTGCGCTAAAAACCACCATTCCAGTGGCATTCTGGGAAGAGATGCGCCGTCAGGGTCTGGTTGCTGAGAATGCACCGCTGCCCGTTCGTTAA
- a CDS encoding LysR substrate-binding domain-containing protein — protein sequence MIDLRQLKYFVVVAEEEHVGRAAERLHISQSPLSRQIAQLEERLGLMLFERNQQRIRLTADGQTFLAETRSLLTHANRLESLGKRLGRGEDGGLCIGYIENAMHSGVLSTALRTLRQSRPDVHIALYSQPPATQIEGLRQRSLDFSLVDTPPAESEQDLEYIQVLDDKMLLALPQHHPLAQEEVLLPAQLADQEWIAVIHNDDAHSRDEFVAACVKAGFNPTIRLEAGEPLTALGLVAAGLGLALIQHSLRHNAPEGVILRELTWMPYSTQLWAAWHKANQRPLVTHFREILRGNKND from the coding sequence ATGATTGATTTACGACAGCTGAAATATTTCGTGGTGGTGGCAGAAGAGGAGCACGTTGGCCGTGCCGCCGAGCGTTTGCATATCTCTCAGTCTCCGCTGAGCCGCCAGATTGCCCAGCTTGAAGAACGCCTCGGTTTGATGCTTTTTGAACGCAACCAGCAGCGCATACGTTTAACCGCCGACGGGCAAACTTTCCTCGCTGAGACCCGCTCCCTGCTGACCCACGCGAACCGTCTGGAGTCCCTCGGAAAGCGCTTAGGCCGCGGTGAGGATGGGGGGTTGTGTATCGGCTATATTGAAAACGCGATGCACTCCGGTGTGCTCTCTACCGCCTTACGCACACTGCGCCAGTCCCGCCCGGACGTTCATATAGCCCTTTACAGCCAACCACCCGCCACGCAGATCGAAGGGTTGCGTCAGCGCAGCCTCGACTTTTCACTGGTCGACACGCCACCTGCGGAAAGCGAGCAAGACCTGGAATATATTCAGGTGCTGGATGACAAAATGCTGCTGGCATTGCCGCAACATCACCCTCTGGCTCAGGAAGAAGTCCTTTTGCCCGCGCAACTGGCGGATCAGGAGTGGATTGCCGTCATTCACAACGATGATGCTCACTCCCGCGACGAGTTTGTTGCCGCCTGCGTGAAGGCTGGATTTAACCCGACCATTCGTCTGGAGGCGGGTGAACCGCTAACGGCACTGGGGCTTGTGGCCGCCGGGCTTGGACTGGCGCTCATCCAGCACAGCCTGCGTCATAACGCACCGGAAGGGGTGATACTGCGCGAACTAACGTGGATGCCTTACTCAACTCAACTGTGGGCGGCGTGGCATAAGGCCAACCAGCGTCCACTGGTCACGCATTTCAGGGAAATTTTGCGTGGGAACAAAAATGATTAA
- a CDS encoding AAA family ATPase — translation MINTLHIQNYRSIREMSLELEQLNIVFGPNGTGKSNIYKAIYLMHSAAQGQFSQALANEGGILKVFWAGKTRSDQLRRMNLAVETETYEYELQVGFVEKLPYPSQFQLDPVIKEESIWLSGQHRRPSSQLMKRRNQAVFLNNVHHEKVTHSGTLYENESVFGQLGEPHLYPEVSQMRESLRNWRFYHEFSVSIGSAMRAPQVGFRSPVLASDGANLAAAFQTIVEIGDELLLMRILDQAFPGCVFYSDNSGGRFRMMMQREGLSRPLEPAEFSDGTLRFLCLAVALLSPRPPAFIALNEPENSLHPQMLPALASLIAEASRYSQIWLTSHSPELATLIEKHRSFSLYQLSMAEGETRVERLG, via the coding sequence ATGATTAACACCCTGCACATTCAAAACTACCGCTCCATCCGCGAGATGTCGCTGGAGCTGGAGCAGCTCAATATAGTCTTCGGGCCGAACGGTACCGGTAAATCCAATATTTACAAGGCGATATACCTGATGCACAGCGCCGCGCAAGGGCAGTTTTCCCAGGCGCTGGCGAACGAGGGCGGCATTCTGAAGGTGTTCTGGGCAGGCAAAACCCGCAGCGACCAGCTGCGGCGGATGAATCTGGCGGTAGAAACTGAGACCTACGAATACGAGCTGCAGGTCGGGTTTGTGGAGAAGCTGCCGTATCCCTCACAGTTTCAGCTCGACCCGGTGATCAAAGAGGAGTCCATCTGGCTGAGCGGCCAGCACCGTCGACCGTCGTCACAGCTGATGAAGCGCAGGAATCAGGCCGTGTTTCTGAACAACGTGCATCACGAGAAGGTGACCCACAGCGGCACGCTGTACGAGAACGAATCGGTATTCGGGCAGCTTGGCGAACCGCACCTTTACCCGGAAGTGTCGCAGATGCGCGAGTCCCTGCGTAACTGGCGCTTTTATCATGAGTTTTCTGTATCAATCGGCTCGGCGATGCGCGCTCCGCAGGTCGGTTTCCGCTCCCCGGTGCTGGCCAGCGACGGTGCCAACCTGGCTGCGGCGTTTCAGACTATCGTGGAGATTGGCGACGAGCTGCTGCTGATGCGCATCCTTGACCAGGCCTTCCCCGGCTGCGTGTTTTACAGCGACAACAGCGGTGGACGTTTTCGCATGATGATGCAGCGCGAGGGGCTGAGCAGGCCGCTGGAACCGGCGGAGTTCTCCGACGGCACCCTGCGCTTTCTGTGCCTGGCGGTGGCGCTGTTAAGCCCGCGCCCGCCAGCATTTATCGCATTGAACGAACCGGAAAACAGCCTGCACCCACAGATGCTGCCCGCCCTGGCGAGCTTAATCGCCGAGGCCAGTCGCTACTCGCAGATCTGGCTCACCAGCCACTCGCCGGAGCTGGCGACGTTGATTGAGAAGCACAGATCGTTTTCGCTGTATCAGCTATCGATGGCGGAGGGGGAGACGAGGGTGGAGAGGCTGGGGTAG
- a CDS encoding SDR family NAD(P)-dependent oxidoreductase yields MKLDLTDKIAVVSGSTSGIGLGIADGLAQAGATVVVVGRQETSVATAIASIKAKNPAALLRGVVADLSTEQGVAALIAAVPVADVLVNNLGIFNDKDFFTVPDDEWKHFYNVNVLSGVRLARHYATAMAEQGWGRIIFVSSESGVAIPGDMINYGVTKAANLAVSHGLAKRLAGTGVTVNAILPGPTFTDGLKTMLAEAAEKSGRNAREQADEFVRSARPSSIIQRAADVEEVANLAVYLASPLSSATTGAALRVDGGVVDTLAM; encoded by the coding sequence ATGAAACTGGATCTTACCGACAAAATTGCGGTGGTGAGCGGCTCTACGTCCGGCATCGGGCTCGGCATTGCCGACGGGCTGGCACAAGCGGGAGCCACCGTCGTGGTGGTTGGCCGTCAGGAAACCAGCGTGGCCACAGCGATTGCCAGCATTAAAGCAAAAAATCCAGCCGCGCTGCTGCGTGGTGTGGTGGCTGACCTTAGCACCGAACAGGGTGTTGCCGCACTGATCGCCGCCGTGCCTGTCGCCGATGTGCTGGTAAATAACCTTGGCATATTTAACGACAAAGACTTCTTCACCGTGCCGGACGACGAGTGGAAGCATTTCTACAACGTCAACGTTCTGTCCGGCGTCCGCCTGGCGCGGCACTATGCGACAGCCATGGCAGAGCAGGGATGGGGACGCATTATTTTCGTGTCGTCCGAATCTGGCGTGGCCATTCCCGGTGACATGATCAACTACGGCGTCACCAAAGCCGCTAACCTGGCGGTTTCGCATGGACTGGCAAAACGGCTGGCGGGCACAGGCGTCACCGTGAATGCGATTCTGCCCGGTCCGACATTTACTGATGGCCTGAAAACGATGCTGGCCGAGGCTGCCGAAAAATCAGGCCGTAACGCACGTGAACAGGCCGATGAGTTTGTCCGCAGCGCGCGCCCCAGCTCGATTATTCAGCGCGCCGCGGATGTGGAAGAGGTGGCAAACCTCGCCGTTTATCTGGCATCACCGCTCTCTTCCGCGACCACGGGTGCTGCCCTGCGTGTGGATGGCGGTGTTGTCGACACCCTCGCAATGTAA